Within the bacterium genome, the region ATTAGAAGGAATAAAACAAACAAGAGATAAAGAAGGCAATATAGAAGAAAATAAAATTATAGAAAAGGCATTAGAGATATTACAAAAAGATAAATTATTAAAGTCATTACAAGAAAATGACAAAAGACAACTTTCGGGAATTCAACTTCTTACAACAAAGGACTTTCTTATATATTTAAATGGAAATAAGAAAAAAGTTAACCTCTCATATTCTGTTGTGAGTGAAGAAGAAGACATTTATAAAAAAATTATAGAGCAACTTTCAATGATAACTTTTTATACAATTAAAGGGGATATTGCACAGGGATGGATAATTCCTGAAAATTTATCTGCAAAACAGGCAGCAGGTAAAATTCATAAGGATATTGAAAAAGGGTTTATAAAAGCAGCTGTCTTGCCATGGAATAATTTTGTTGAAATCGGTGATTGGAAAAAAGCAAAAAATATGGGTGTTTTAAAATTTCTTGGACCAAACTCAATTTTTTCTGATGGAGATGTTGTTGAATTTTATTTTTCAAAGTAATAATATAATCAGTTAACTGCGTTGACTAAGAGGTAGCAAGTATAAATGAAAAATTAAAAACGCACATTACTAAAACTTTGTGCTTCTGTGCTTTACTCACGGGTTTACTGAATATTTAATATTTACTTTAAATGTCTATAATGGAAAAAGGATGAATATTCAAAATGGAGGACATAAAAAATAAGGTAAAAAAAATAGAAAAAGATATTATTAGTTGGTATAAAGATTTACATCGATATCCTGAACTTGGATTTCAGGAATTTAAAACATCAAAAAAAATACAATCTCTTTTAAAAAAATTTAAAATACCATACCAGGTAAAGGCAACAACAGGAGTTGTAGGATATATCAAAGGCAAAAGAGACAAAACACTTGGAATAAGGGCAGATATAGATGCTTTACCAATTGAAGAAAAAACACCTATTCCGTTTAAATCAAAACATAAAGGGTGTATGCATGCTTGCGGTCATGATGGACATACGGCAATACTTCTTGGGGTAATAAAGGTTTTATCTGAGTTAAAAGAACTAAAATCAAACATCAAATTTATTTTCCAGCCGAGCGAAGAAAGACCACCAAGTGGTGCGAAACAAATGATTGAAGAAGGTGTTATTGATGATGTAGATTGTATAATTGGTTTTCATCTGTATTCGGTGATCCCATCTAGAAAATTACGGATTGGCAAAGGTCCTGTTTCAGCAAACACTGACCTGTTTAAAATAAAAATAAAGGGAAAAGGGGGACATGGTTCTCGTCCACATTTAACAAATGACCCGATTACCTGTACTGGTTATCTTATTACTTTTTTACAGACCATTGTGAGTAGAAAAATAGACCCCATTGCTCCCTGTGTTGTTTCAATTGGACAAATTTCAAGTGGGTCTGTATTTAATGTAATTCCCGATGATGTTGAAATTGTAGGGACTGTAAGAACATTATCAGAAGACATAAGAGATAAAATAAAGGAAGAAATGGAAAAAATAACAGAAAAAGTTTGTTCCTCTTTTGGTTGTAAAGGAAAAGTTGAATATAATAAACATCTTCCTGCTAATGTAAATGATGCATTTCTTACTGAAAAGATAATAAACATTACACAAAAATATTATCCAGAAAGTTTATCTGAATCTCGTCTCTCCATGGGAGGAGAGGACTTTGCTTTTTTTGCTCAAAAAATACCATCAACATATATTTATATTGGAATGGGAGAAAAATGTGGACCTATTCATAGTTCTATATTTAAAATAGATGAAAAAATTTTACCTTTTGCAGTTGAATATTTAACTACTTTATTAGTTAATTTATAAACAATCAGTCAACACAATTGCTTGAGAAGTAGCAAGTAGTAAGATAAAGGAAAGGATTTAACCTTATATGTCTTGCTTTAAAAAAGAGTTAGCGGGCTTTTTCTTTCTAATATAATGGTAAGGATGCTTAGATGAATATTTATGTGTCGAAGGAGGGGAAGAAATGGAATATAGACAGTTAGGAAGAAGTGGATTAAGAGTTTCAAAATTATGTTTAGGAACAATGCGTGATTTTACAGAAAGCAATTATGATGAAGCAAAAAAGGTTGTTGATGAGGCAATTGATTCAGGTGTTAACTTTATTGATACTGCTGATTGTTATGGGCAATCAGAAGAAATTTTAGGGAGGATTTTTGCTGAAAATGGAAAAAGAGAAAAAGTAGTTCTTGCAACAAAGTTTGGATGGTACATGGGAGAAGGTGCAAATGATTATGGTTCAGGAAGAAAGCATATAATTGAGTCCTGTGAAGGTAGTTTAAAACGACTAAAAACCGACTGGATAGACCTTTACATAATTCATGTTATAGACCCAAATCCCCCGATGGATGAGACACTTTATGCTTTGGATACACTTGTAAGACAGGGAAAAGTAAGATACATAGGAACTTCAAAACATCCTGCAAGTATTATACTTGAAGGGCTCTTTATAAGCGAGAAATATGGATGGGCAAAATTTGTAAGTGAGCAACCCCCCTACCATATCCTTGATAGAAGTATTGAAAATGAACTTATTCCTATGTGTGTAAAACATGGTGTTGGAATTACTCCATTCTGGCCTATTGCGTCAGGCCTTTTATCAGGAAAATATCGTTCTGGAAAAGAAACAACAGAAGGCCGTTTTGCAAGAGGGAAAGTAGATGAAAAAATTTTAGAAGTAATAGAAAAACTTATTCCTCTTGCAGAAAATAGAGGAATTACATTAGCAGAATTTTCTCTTGCATGGCTTATGCAACAACCCGGTGTAACAGCACCTATTCTTGGAGCAAGAAAAGTTGAATATATAAGGTCTGGAGTAAAAGCGTGTGATATCAAATTGACAGAAGAAGAAATTAACAAAGTTGATGAGATAGTACCTCCTGGTACTTATATTGTTCCTCATTATGAAAATAATATCTGGAGACCAGCAAGGATGTTTTATTCATCAAAAGCAAGAAGTATAAAAGGAACAGGTGCATATATTCCTGATACAAAAACAGATTCTTCAAAAAAATCAGGTTATCCTCAATTGTGAAAGACATAAAAGGGAAAAAAGAAATAACAGGGGTCAGAAAGTAGCGAGTAGATAAAAAAAAGTAAAGAACGCAGATAAAAAAGTGAATAACTAATAGGGCATAATTTTAACAGGAATAAGAAATTTAAGAAATTAAAACAGACGAAAGACAGGCACATGCATTTCCTTTTCCTATTTCACCAATTCCTTCGTATGTTTTAACTTTTATCCCTATATTTTTTTCATCAATCCCTGTAATTTCAGAAATTTTTTTTCTTATTAAGGGGACATAAGGAGAAAGTTTTGGTTTTTCACATATTATAACAACATCAATATTTTCTATTTTACAATTTTCCTTTTTCATTATTGTAAGAACTTTTTTTAGAATTTTTTTACTATCAATTCCTTTTATTTTTTCATCTGTATCAGGAAAATAAAAACCAATATCTGGTTTAGCCAGAGAACCTAAAATAGCATCAGATAAAGAATGAAGAAGAACATCTCCATCACTATGCCCGATAAGTCCATGACTATAAGGTATTTCAACACTCCCAAGAATAAATTTTCTGTCCTTTTCAAATCTATGAATATCAAACCCAATCCCTATTTTCATATTATTTTTACCTCACAAGAAATTATTTAAAAAATTTTTTATAATTTTTCCAATCTCTCAATCTCTTGTTTTATTTCTTCAATTACTTCTGGACTAATAATAGTTTTTACTGAAAGTAATTCTCTTTTTGTTGAATCAGATAGGTCAATTTTTGAACCGAATTTTAATTTTTTTGGGTCTATTTTCTTATCAAATTTTATATGGTCTTTAAAGATATAAGGTAAATTTGAAATCTCTAAATTCCAATTTGTGTTTCTAAATTTTTGCTTTATTATTTCAAACTCTGTATTTTGAATAAAATCTATTTTGTCTATACCAACTTTTTCTTTTATTATTGATAAAAAATTTTCGTTTATTTCATATCCAATTGAATTTCTATATAAATTTTTAGCAGCAAGAGTTGTAGTTCCACTGCCCAAAAAAGGGTCCAAAATAGCATCTTCTACAAAACTGAACATTTTAATTAATCTTTTGGGTAGTTCTTCTGGAAACATTGCTAAATGTTCCGTTTGCTTTTCACCGGTAAAATTCCAATGCCCAGAAAAATATTCATTCCATTCTTTTTTTGTAAGTTTGGATTTTTCTTTTAACTCTTTTGAATCCTTTGGGGGATTTCCGGGTTTTTTAAATATTAATATAAATTCATAATCAATCTTTATAATACCATTTCTTGGGTAAGGAAAACTGCCCATTAAAGTAGCACCACCAGTAGTATTCATAGTTGTTGGTTTTTGCCAAATAATATCCCCCATATAATCAAATCCTATTGTTTCACAGAATTTAATTATTTCTGTTCGTATAGGGATAATTTTATATCTTCCATAATAGACAGAACGAGCAAATTGGTCGCCTATATTTATACATAGACGACAACCATCATATAATACCCTATAACATTCATTCCACACCAAATTTAAATTGTTTATATAATTTTCATAAGTATCATTAAAACCAATCTCATTTTTAACTCCGTAATCTTTTAATTGCCAATATGGTGGTGATGTAATAATAAGATGAACTGATTTATCGGGAATTTCCTCCATTTTTCGTGAATCACCAATTATTATTTTATGTTTTGTTACCATATATTTCTCTTTAAGTATAAAACCATTCTAAAAGCGGAGGGGGTGGGAGTCGAACCCACGATCCCAGATTGGGATACACGCTTTCCAAGCGTGCGCACTCGGCCTCTATGCGACCCCTCCAGAACTTTTTTTATCAGATGAGAAAATTCTTGCAGGAAACTCATAACCTGCTTTTAATCTTTTATAAAAAAGTTTTTTAGAAAGTCGATTTAACTGACTATAAGAAATTTCTCCTGTCTCTAATTTTTTTAATTTTTCCTTTGCTTTTATTTGTTTCTTCTTATAAATTTTTCTTACATCTGTACTATATTTTCCCATATTGGATATCCTCCTATTTTGGTATGTAGTTTTTAAAAATTATATTGGATAAACCATTTCAGGTCAAGAAAAATGAGAAATAAATAATAGAAGTGAGATTTGTAATACCCCTTTCAGTGAGAAAAAATAGAAATATTTTTACAAAAATCCGAATTATAGTTTAATCCAAAACGATATTATTTCTTTAAAAACAAGTGGCAATAAAGCAAATAGACAATGAATTTCTGCTATTAATGAAGAACGGAGATATTCATTTTTAAAACTTATGTTTTTAAAGTTTAAAGACATTGGAAACCATCGCGGAACTTCTGACATATATTTACGGTATTGCTCACCATACAATTCCAATAAATGTTGTTCTTCATATTTTACAACAAGCGAATAGACAATTACCCATAATATGCCTCCTTTCAGGTCTTTAGGTTATTTCCTAAAAGGTTACATATTTAAACACTTTTTACAATCTTTTTCTCCCTATTAGACCCGGTGCACTATGGTTGCCGATAGTTAGTACATTATACCCTGCTTGGTGACATAAACTGCCTGTGTAGAACAATCCCCCTCAATTCCCGTTGTGCTTATTGA harbors:
- a CDS encoding DUF933 domain-containing protein; protein product: MVIKVGLFGYQGSGKTTLFKKYTGKEEENYDPFVPKIGIGRYEDERLKKIKEVLNPEKVIFPEFEFYDFKGFPEGEGFPPEFFKNFYTLDIIICVVKNFSDDAKPEEEANSLIMELIFHDIDKLEGIKQTRDKEGNIEENKIIEKALEILQKDKLLKSLQENDKRQLSGIQLLTTKDFLIYLNGNKKKVNLSYSVVSEEEDIYKKIIEQLSMITFYTIKGDIAQGWIIPENLSAKQAAGKIHKDIEKGFIKAAVLPWNNFVEIGDWKKAKNMGVLKFLGPNSIFSDGDVVEFYFSK
- a CDS encoding amidohydrolase, which codes for MEDIKNKVKKIEKDIISWYKDLHRYPELGFQEFKTSKKIQSLLKKFKIPYQVKATTGVVGYIKGKRDKTLGIRADIDALPIEEKTPIPFKSKHKGCMHACGHDGHTAILLGVIKVLSELKELKSNIKFIFQPSEERPPSGAKQMIEEGVIDDVDCIIGFHLYSVIPSRKLRIGKGPVSANTDLFKIKIKGKGGHGSRPHLTNDPITCTGYLITFLQTIVSRKIDPIAPCVVSIGQISSGSVFNVIPDDVEIVGTVRTLSEDIRDKIKEEMEKITEKVCSSFGCKGKVEYNKHLPANVNDAFLTEKIINITQKYYPESLSESRLSMGGEDFAFFAQKIPSTYIYIGMGEKCGPIHSSIFKIDEKILPFAVEYLTTLLVNL
- a CDS encoding aldo/keto reductase; this translates as MEYRQLGRSGLRVSKLCLGTMRDFTESNYDEAKKVVDEAIDSGVNFIDTADCYGQSEEILGRIFAENGKREKVVLATKFGWYMGEGANDYGSGRKHIIESCEGSLKRLKTDWIDLYIIHVIDPNPPMDETLYALDTLVRQGKVRYIGTSKHPASIILEGLFISEKYGWAKFVSEQPPYHILDRSIENELIPMCVKHGVGITPFWPIASGLLSGKYRSGKETTEGRFARGKVDEKILEVIEKLIPLAENRGITLAEFSLAWLMQQPGVTAPILGARKVEYIRSGVKACDIKLTEEEINKVDEIVPPGTYIVPHYENNIWRPARMFYSSKARSIKGTGAYIPDTKTDSSKKSGYPQL
- the ispF gene encoding 2-C-methyl-D-erythritol 2,4-cyclodiphosphate synthase — its product is MKIGIGFDIHRFEKDRKFILGSVEIPYSHGLIGHSDGDVLLHSLSDAILGSLAKPDIGFYFPDTDEKIKGIDSKKILKKVLTIMKKENCKIENIDVVIICEKPKLSPYVPLIRKKISEITGIDEKNIGIKVKTYEGIGEIGKGNACACLSSVLIS